The DNA segment CCTCGTCCAGCCCGACGAAGCCGTGGAAATGCGGCGGCAGCTCGACCCGGATGAGGTCGCCGGCCTGGTGCGGGGCTGCTCCTGTCGCGTCCGTGACCTTGAGGAGCATGAAGTTCGGGTCGTCGAGGAACGCCGCGCGCGACCGCGGGACCATCGGGTAGACGTGGACGTCCGAGACGGTTCCACGCACGACCGCGTCGCTCAAGCCTCTGTGCCCGGCCGAACTGATCGGCGTCAGCTGCTCCCGGATGCGCCGGGCGAACTCCCGGTACGGAATGCCCTTCTCGACGACCGTGTCGCCGACGATGTGGTAGCGCTGCGCCGATGCGCCGCCCCGGTAGTCGCCCGGTCGCCACCTCTGGTCCTTCGTCAGCACGAAGACGTACCGCTCCCCCACCTCGGGATGGTCCAGTCCTCCGGAGAACGAGGTGACGCGGCCGTCGATGATCCCGCCGAACACGCTCGTGACGAGCCTGGTTCCCTCGAGCGTCCCCTTGTGCACCCTGCTCACGTCGATCGTGAACGCCGTGAAGACCGGCCCGCTCTCGTGCTGATAGGACTCCTTCGAGACCACGTCGCCCGTGACGATGAGGTCGGCATCGAGGACCTGCGAACGCTCGTCCTCAAGAAGCTGGAGGTGCACGAAAGCCCCGTGCTCGTCCAGCCGCTCGGCGACGTTCTCGAACTCGGCGTCCGGCGGCCAGAGCGACAGGTGATAGGGCCACGGGCACGGCAGCATGGCGGCTGCCAGGAGGATCACCAACGCGGTCAGCATGGTCGGAGCTCCTTCCCCTTTGGAGGGAGAGCGGGTCAGACCGTCATTCTACGGCTCGGCGCTGCGGCCCGATCATCTGCCCGGCGCCGCGTGCTCATCCTCTGTCCGCGGCGTTCTATCTGAAGAGGGCCTTCACCGCTCCCCACGTCGTTGTCTCGACCGGGTTCTCACCGCAGCCCTGCCCGAAGGCTCCCACGAGCTCGCCGCACGGGCTGTTCTCCGCCAGACACGGCGAGCCGTCGCGCAGCGCGTACGGCGCGTCGGGATTGTCCCCCAGACAGAACTCCGGGTCCACGGAGAAGTTCCCCTCGACGCCGAGAAGCCCCTCGATGCAACCGGTCCAGTCGCCGCCCGCGTTCCCGTAGACATCGCAGCAGACCAGCGACGCGTCGCTTGAACCGCCGCAGTACACAGCGGCTCCCTCGGTGGAGTGCGCGATGACCGTGTTCTCGAGCGACGGGCTCCCTTCGGCATAGACGCAGAGGCCGCCGCCCGAGGGCGCGGCGTTCGCCGCGATGGTGCATCCCGTGAAGACCGGGTCGGCCGCGTCCGTGTAGATTCCGCCCCCGAAGTTGCCGGCGACGTTCTCGACGAAGGCGCACCCCTCGAAGCGCGGACCACCGGAGGACAGGTAGTTCGTGATCGCCACGGCGCCGCCGTAGCCCGTCGCCTCGTTCCCGCGGAAGATACAGTCGATGAACCGGGGATTGGAATCCTCGCACACGAGGCCGCCTCCGCCCGTCGCCAGGCCGTTCGTGATCGTGAACCCCTGCACGATGGTGTTCGGGCCCTCGCCGGAGACGAAGCTGAACGCGCGGTCGAGCCGTTCACAGTCGATGACCGTCGCGACGCGGCCGCCTTCTGCTCGGACCAGAAGCGGTTTGCCGTGCGGGTCGAGAGCCCGGTTCCCGGGACCGGTGTAGACGCCCGGCGCCACGAGGACGGTATCGCCCTCGTCGGCGATGTCGAGGGCCTCCTGGATCGTCGCAACATCGGCGGGCACCCTGATGGTGTAGGAACCGCTGTCATCGACGATCGCGCGGATCATGATGTCGCGTGTCGTCTGAACCTGCCAGGGCGGTGGTGCGGCCAGGTAGCTCCGGAAGTCGATGGGGGCATCGACATCGTAGCCGATGAGCGGGTTCCCGTCGCTGAGCCACTCGAGCCCTACGAAGAAGACCCGGTCGGGGAACTGCGTGTCGTCGCCGACGTAGACCGGCGGCTCGAACTTGACCTCGTTCCAGCAGTCTTCGCAGAAGCCCTCTTCAGCCGTCAGGGTCGCGACGGCCGGCTCTTGCGGCAGGTAGGGATATTCCGTCGACGCCCATACGGAACACCGGAAGGGCAACACGGTCGACTCGATGGGGCCGCCCTCATGGTCGTTCATGATGAAGTATCTGATCCTCGTGACGTAGTCGGCCCACGCGGGCGCCTGGAACAGCACGGCGGCCTTCTCCCCAGCGTCGGCTGAGATGTAGTGTGACATCGAGCCGGGTGAGCCGTCGTCCCAGGCAAGGACCGTGTCTCGACGGGCGCCGTCGACGGCATGGATCTCATCCCTCCCTGACCCCGCCGCGACACACACGGCAACGTGAGCTGCGCCGACAATGAGGAGCACGATCGTGCATGTCAGAATCAGACGTGCCATCGTCCTACCCTCCCTCGCACTTCGAGAAACAGTGGCCTCATCAAGGAACTCCAGAACCCGTCGGGTCTCCGCGTGAACCGAACATCGGATATCGACCGCTTGTAGAGAAGACCGCGAGAAGAGAATGCGGGCGGTGCTTCGCGACGGGAGCGTCTTCCTCGCAGCCGGGGACCACGTCGGACACTCTGGCCGCCACAAGCAACGACGGGACGAACTGCTCCCCGTTCGCCAGTGAGAGCGCCGCCCCGCATTCTGAGTTCGTCTCTTATCATTCCGCTACGAGCCGTGGTCGCAATCTCACTATATCGGCCCTACTCCTCTTTGTCAACTTCATCCTGGTGATAGCAGACGCCCCCTCTCATACGCAACGAGCCCGGCCCCCGACAAGGGGACCGAGCTCGCAAACTACGTCGCCTTCAGCGCTCGCTACTCGTCGATGCTCAGAAGCTCCACCTCGAAGATGAGCACCGCGTTCGGACCGATCATCTGGCCGGCGCCGCGCTCGCCGTACGCGAGCTCCGGCGGGAGGACGAAGCGGTACTTGCTGCCGACGTTCATCAGCTGGATGCCTTCCTTCCAGCCCGGGATGACGCCGTTCAGCGGGAAGCTGGCCGGCTCGCCCATGTCGTACGAGCTGTTGAACACCGTGCCGTCGGTCAGCATGCCCTTGTAGTGGACCGTGACGTTGTCGTCCGCGCCGGGCTTCGGGCCGTCGCCCTTTCTGAGGACCTCGTACTGCAGGCCGCTCTCAGTGACGATGACGCCCTCCTTGGTCTTGTTCTCGTCGAGATACGTCTGGCCCGCGGAGAGGTTCGACTCGGCCGCGGCCGCGCGCTCCTCCTCGGCCGCCTGCTGCATCTGAGCGCCGAACTCCTGCATGACCTGCATCGTTTCCTGCGGATCGAGGAGCGGCTCCTCGTCGGCCAGCGCGTCGCGGATGCCCTGGATCACGATGTCGATCTCCAGCGACCCCTCGGGCATACCCTTGATCGTGTTACCGATGTCCTGGCCCATCGCGTAGCTCGCCTTCTGCTCGAGCGTCTCGAGCTCGGTCACGCGCTGCGGCTCTCCGCCGCACGATGCGACGACGAACGCGAGGGCGAGTACTGCGACGAGCGTCACAAACCGCTTCATGCTCCGTCCCTTCTCTCTGGGGAAAACCGGACCCCGCCTGGCGGCCCGGCGGCCCGGCTCACTCGCCGGACAGTTCCGGGAGACCCTTCGTGTGGTCTTCCTGACTCGTCTTCCTGTCGTAGACCGACAGCAGCTCGATGGTCGAGACCATCACGCCGTTCGGTTCCACGTGCGGGCCGCCGTCCTCACCGTAGGACAGGTGCGGCGGGATGAAGAACCTGTACCTGTCCCCCACGCTCATGAGCTGGAGCCCCTCCTGCCATCCCTCGATGAGGTTGGTCAGGATGGTCTCGGCGGGCGTGTCGACCGCGTATGTGTCCTTGTAGACCCTGCCGGACAGATCCTCAATAGTGAAGTGCACGAGCACCCTCGAGCCCAGATGGGGCGACGGGCCCTCGTAGTCCTCGATGACCTCGTACTGGAGCCCGCTGTCGGTCACGTGGACGCCCTCGCGCATCGCGTTGTCCGCGAGGAACGCCTCGGTCTCCTCGAGGTTCCTCGCCGCCTGTGCCTCGTGCTGCGCGACGCCCGCCGCCGCCGAGCGCTCGTGGATCTCGGTCATGACGGACTGGTGCTCGTACTCGGGAAGCTGCGACACGCGTCCGGCCATGCCGTCCCTGATGCCTGCGATGATGAGGTCGACGTCGATCTCGCCGTCCTTCATCCAGTGGATGGTCTCCCCCATCTGAAAGCCCATGAGGTAGCTGACCATCGCGTCCATCGTCTCGAGGTCGACCGTCCCGACCTCGTCCCCGGCATACCCCGCCGACGGGCACACGAGAAGCGCCGCTGCCGTAAGCAGCGCGAACAGGGTGGTTCCTCTCATGGTCGTCATCTCCTGTCGGCCTCAATGGAGACCGGTTGTCCGCCTCATCCGCGCCCCGTGTCGGCGACGACGCGGTCGGCGGGCGTCTACCATCCGTTCGTGTGAACGCGCTCAGCGTCGTACTGCGTCCTTGGCTCCTTGACCTCGCCGGGCCTGCCGACCGCGATGACCGCCAGCGGCTCCACGCCCTCCGGAATGCCGAGGAGCTTCTTCACGGGCTCGACCCGGTCAGGGTTCGGCCAGCAGCCGAGCCAGACCGCGCCCAGACCCATCATGCTCGCGGCGAGGAGCAGGTTCTCCGTCGCCGCCGAGCCGTCCTGCACCCAGTAGCGGTCGGAGATGCCTGCGTCCCCGCAGACGACGAACCCGACGGGCGCGTCGGCGAGCATCTGCCAGTGGCTCCCGTACTCCGAGAGCTTCGCCTTCGTGTCCTCATCCGTGACGACGATGAAGTGCCACGGCTTCTTGTTGCTGGCCGACGGCGCCGCCATGGCCGCCTCGAGGAGCTTCGTGACCTCCTCCTCGGTGACCGGCTCGTCGGTGTATTTCCTTATGCTCCGTCTCTTGAGGATCGGATCGATCATGCGTCTCCCCCTGTCGGTTGCGTGACGCCTTCGTCCTCGTACTCCGTGATCCCGGCATCGCCCCAGAGGCGCTCGAGCTGATAGAAGTCGCGGGCGTCGTGGGTGAAGATGTGGACCACGACGTCCACGTAGTCGATGAGGATCCAGCGCCTGCCGTCGTAGCCCTCGACGTGCCACGGCCGGTCGTCGGCCTTCTTCGTTCCGTCAATGACCGCGTCGGCGATCGCCTTCACGTGCACATCGCTTCCGCCCTCGCATATCACGAAGAAATCACACGCCGAGGTGAGGCCCCTCAAGTCCATCGAGACGACGTTCTCGGCCTTCTTGCTGTGTGCGAACTCGACCACCTCTCGGACGAGCCGCTCCCCGCTTCTCGCCAATCGCTGCCCTCCGTCGTTGCCGCTTCCTAGCCCTCGTAGTTGACCGGCTTCACCTGTCGTTTGTACTCGGCCGCCTCCTCCTCGGAGAGGATGCGGAGCACGCTCGCCTCGCGCCGCTCCGCCTTCCTGAGCCGCATGTCGTAGAGACCGACGGCGACGAACGCCACGACGAGGAAGACGATGGCCATGACGATCGGCAGCACGGAGTCCTCCGCGCCGCCCGTGATGGCGTTCCCGACGAGGAACCCGATGATCGTCATCACGACCGGGACCATGTAGATGAGGAAGGCCGACGCCACGACCCTGCCCGCCGTGATCTCGATCTCGACCGTGTCGCCGTCTCCGGCCCCCGCATCGTTCTTGGCGAGCACCATCACCTCGCGCCCGTCGCCCGACATCATGCACATGCCGCACTTCTCGCAGGCGCCGGACATCGGCATCGCCACGACGGCCGCGTCGTCCTTGACGGACACAACACACCCGATCTCCTTCACGCTCTCTCCCTCCGAAGCTTGCTGTCCCGCCTGGCGGCCGCCTCGCCGGCCAGCGGGAGCCTGTTCAAGACGAGCCACGCGACGATCCCCGTCGCGAGTCCCGCGGCCGCCGAGACCAGAAGCGCCGCGGGTGTGAGCCGCGCCGCGGCGGCGAGCCCTGTGAAGAGCGCCCCGACCACGGCGAGCTGTGTCACATTGTGGACCGCCGCGCCGACGAGACTCGCGCCGACCACGCCCAGCGGCGGCATCGTCCATCTCACGAGCGCGCCCATCACGAGCGCCGAGGCCAGTCCTCCGGCCAGCGCCAGGAGGAAGGCCGGGCCTCCGAACGTCCCCAGGATGAGCGCCGCGACGACCACCCTGAGCCCCGTGACGACGAGCGCCTCGGGAAGCCCCAGGGCTATGAGCGCCACCAGCGTGACGACGTTCGCAAGCCCGAGCCTGGCGAACGGCACGGGCGACGGTATCAGCCGGTCGACCGCGTGGAGCACAAGGCCGGCGCCCACCAGCATGCCGAGGAGCGCGACGCGCCGTGGCGCGATGCCTCGAGCCGCCACGGCTATCTCGTCACCGCGTCGGTCGACGCAGGGGTCGAGCCCTCGATCGTCACGACGACGCGGTTCGGCACGCAGACCACTGCCTGGCCGGCCCCGCTGACGGCGCCCATGCCGACGCACACCTTGTGCGGGCAGGGCGACAGAACGATGCGCGCGGCACCGTCCTGAACCAGTACGACGGTCTCACCCAGCGGCCCCTTCAGGATGAAGGTAGCGTTCTGGTCGAGCGGCGCAACCCTGCTTCCCGCGTCGCCCTCGACGCGCACGAGAGAGCCCTCGCCACCGGCCCCGGTCGCCGAGAAGAGCACGACCGCGAGTCCGACGAGCGCGTAGAGCACGAGTCTGTCGGCCCAGGTGATCATCGGCCCTCGCACATCGGGGTGACAGCTCCCGGCCCGCCGTTCTGTCTCATCGACGGCCGCCGGCATCCCGTTCAGTCGCACCACACGAAGTCCGCCTCCCTGCCGCACTTCTCGCAGCGGCCGTCCTTGATGCCGGCGATCTCGGTCGAGTACCCCGTCCGGCGTATCAGCAGATGTCCGTCGTCGGGGCAGTACGTGTTCGAGTCGGATTCGAGCCCGACGTTCCCCAGATAGACGTAGTTCAGCTTCTCCCGGGCGATGGAGTCGGCGAGCTTGAGCGTCTCCATCGACGTCGGCGGCACGTCCATCTTGTAGTTCGGGAAGTAGCGCGAGAAGTGCACCGGGATGTTCGGGCTGATGCCGGAGATGAAGTCCACGAGCTCGCGGAGCTCCTCCTCGGAGTCGTTCTTCCCCGAGATAAGCAGGTTCGTCACCTCGACGAAGCTCATCTCGTGCGCGAGCTCGATCGTCCGCTTGACCGCCTCGAGCCCGTCGACGTGGCAGAGGTCCTTGTAGAAGTCCGGGTTCATCGACTTGAGATCGACGTTCATCGCGTCCACGAACGGAAGAAGCTCGCGGAGCGGCTCCTCGTTGATGACGCCGTTCGTCACCAGAACGTTCTTCAGGCCCTCGGCGTGGGCCGCCTCACCGGTCGCCATCAGGTACTCGTACCAGATGACCGGCTCCGTATAAGTGTAGGCGATGCCGAACGACCCGTTCTTCTTCGCGAGCGCCACCACGCGCTCCGGCGAGAGATGCTCCGAGGGCGCCTTCGTCTGCGAGATGGTCCAGTTCTGACAGAAGATGCACCGGAGGTTGCAGCCGTAGGTCGCGATGGAGAGGATGTTCTTCCCCGGGCACACGTGGTAGAGCGGCTTCTTCTCAATGGGGTCCATCGAGGCCGACACGCACTCGCCGTAGTTCTCGGCGTAGAGCGTGCCGCCCTTGTTCACGCGGCCGAGACAGAGTCCGTGGCCGCCGTCGGCGATCTCGCAGAGCTGAGGGCACAGGCGGCAGTTCACCCGGTCACCCTCGCCGGGCGTCCAGTGCCGCGCCTCGATGAGCTCGCTGTTCATTCTCCGTTGCCTTCCTCCGCCCGCGTGAAGAGCTCCATCGCGCGCGGCGTTCCGTCGATCTCTCCGTCCGGCGTCACGATGAGGGCCTCGACGTGTTCGAGCCGCTCCGCCAGCGCCAGGCCGTCGTCGGGCCCCATGACGAAGACGGCCGTCGCGAGCGCATCGGCGTCGAGGGCGCTTCTGGCCCAGACGGTCACGCTCGCAAGGTCCCGGGCCGGATAGCCGGTGGCCGGGTCGATGAGATGGTGGTACCGGACGCCGTCCACGTCGACGTAGCGCTGGTAGTCGCCGGATGTCGCCACGCTCCCGCCGTCGACGGCCAGCACGCCGATGAGACCGTCGCGCCGCGGGTGCTTGACGCCGACCCGCCACGCCGGACCGTTCGGAGAGCGTCCGAGGAAGCCGACGTCGCCGCCGGCGTCCACGATCGCGGCCTCGATGCCGGCTTCCCTGAGGACCTCGACGGCCCGGTCGACCGCGTACCCCTTGATGATGCCGTCGAGGTCGAGGTCGGTATCGATGGGCGCCGCCACCACTCCTTCGTTCGCGCGCACGTCGACGAACGCGTAGTCGACGTCGGCCAGCGCCGCCCGGACCTCGTCTTCGTCAGGGACACGGGAGCCGGCCTCGAAGTCCCAGAGGTCGACGA comes from the Candidatus Effluviviaceae Genus V sp. genome and includes:
- a CDS encoding nitroreductase family protein; its protein translation is MDPILKRRSIRKYTDEPVTEEEVTKLLEAAMAAPSASNKKPWHFIVVTDEDTKAKLSEYGSHWQMLADAPVGFVVCGDAGISDRYWVQDGSAATENLLLAASMMGLGAVWLGCWPNPDRVEPVKKLLGIPEGVEPLAVIAVGRPGEVKEPRTQYDAERVHTNGW
- the rsfS gene encoding ribosome silencing factor: MARSGERLVREVVEFAHSKKAENVVSMDLRGLTSACDFFVICEGGSDVHVKAIADAVIDGTKKADDRPWHVEGYDGRRWILIDYVDVVVHIFTHDARDFYQLERLWGDAGITEYEDEGVTQPTGGDA
- a CDS encoding heptaprenyl diphosphate synthase — protein: MLVGAGLVLHAVDRLIPSPVPFARLGLANVVTLVALIALGLPEALVVTGLRVVVAALILGTFGGPAFLLALAGGLASALVMGALVRWTMPPLGVVGASLVGAAVHNVTQLAVVGALFTGLAAAARLTPAALLVSAAAGLATGIVAWLVLNRLPLAGEAAARRDSKLRRERA
- the amrS gene encoding AmmeMemoRadiSam system radical SAM enzyme, whose amino-acid sequence is MNSELIEARHWTPGEGDRVNCRLCPQLCEIADGGHGLCLGRVNKGGTLYAENYGECVSASMDPIEKKPLYHVCPGKNILSIATYGCNLRCIFCQNWTISQTKAPSEHLSPERVVALAKKNGSFGIAYTYTEPVIWYEYLMATGEAAHAEGLKNVLVTNGVINEEPLRELLPFVDAMNVDLKSMNPDFYKDLCHVDGLEAVKRTIELAHEMSFVEVTNLLISGKNDSEEELRELVDFISGISPNIPVHFSRYFPNYKMDVPPTSMETLKLADSIAREKLNYVYLGNVGLESDSNTYCPDDGHLLIRRTGYSTEIAGIKDGRCEKCGREADFVWCD
- a CDS encoding FAD:protein FMN transferase, with the translated sequence MTLNRRLILEILAFVVVVLLIVVFMARRAGGPGRYDDHRLMMGTVVGVTVFAPGEDEANEAMQAAFDEVRRVEELASRYIETSQVARWNARSEEIGEIDPEIAAVVARALVVAELSGGAFDPTIAPVVDLWDFEAGSRVPDEDEVRAALADVDYAFVDVRANEGVVAAPIDTDLDLDGIIKGYAVDRAVEVLREAGIEAAIVDAGGDVGFLGRSPNGPAWRVGVKHPRRDGLIGVLAVDGGSVATSGDYQRYVDVDGVRYHHLIDPATGYPARDLASVTVWARSALDADALATAVFVMGPDDGLALAERLEHVEALIVTPDGEIDGTPRAMELFTRAEEGNGE